In the genome of Ferrovibrio terrae, the window TCGGCATCGGCACCGGCACGCTGCTCTGGGCCGATCTGAGCAACCGCTATGTCTGGGTCGTGCTGCTGGTCACCTTCGGTTTCGGTCTGATCGGCTTCTATGATGACTATCTGAAAGTGACGAAGCAGAATCCAAAAGGCGTGCCGGGCAAGTTGAAGCTCGTCCTGCAGGTCGTGATCGCCGGCGTCGCCGCCGTCTGGATCAACCAGATCGCCGCCGCTCCGCTCAATACCAGCCTGGCCGTGCCGTTCCTGAAAGACGTGCTGCTCAATCTCGGCTGGTTCATGATGCCGTTCGCCGCCTTCGTGATCATCGGCGCGTCGAATGCCGTGAACCTGACGGATGGCCTGGATGGTCTGGCCATCGTGCCGGTGATGATCGCCGCCGCCAGCTTCGGCCTGATCTGCTACCTGGTCGGCAACACCGTCTTCGCCAATTACCTGCAGATTCACAATGTCGCCGGTGCAGGTGAGCTCGCGGTCTTCTGCGGCGCGCTGGTCGGCGCCGGCATCGGCTTCCTCTGGTTCAATGCGCCACCCGCCATGGTCTTCATGGGCGATACGGGATCTCTCAGCCTCGGCGGCGCGCTCGGTACCGTCAGCGTCATCGTCAAGCACGAACTGGTGTTGGCGATCATCGGCGGCCTGTTCGTGCTCGAGACCGTCTCGGTGATGGTGCAGGTCGCCAGCTTCAAGCTGACCGGCAAGCGCGTCTTCCGCATGGCGCCGCTGCATCACCATTACGAAAAGAAGGGCTGGAAAGAGCCGACCATCGTGATCCGCTTCTGGATCGTCGCGGTGATCCTGGCGCTCGTCGGCCTCTCGACCCTGAAGC includes:
- the mraY gene encoding phospho-N-acetylmuramoyl-pentapeptide-transferase, with translation MLYHLLYPLADEINVLNLFRYITFRTGGAILTAMVLSFVIGQPLIDWLRAKQGKGQPIREDGPEGHLTKRGTPTMGGFLILLGIGTGTLLWADLSNRYVWVVLLVTFGFGLIGFYDDYLKVTKQNPKGVPGKLKLVLQVVIAGVAAVWINQIAAAPLNTSLAVPFLKDVLLNLGWFMMPFAAFVIIGASNAVNLTDGLDGLAIVPVMIAAASFGLICYLVGNTVFANYLQIHNVAGAGELAVFCGALVGAGIGFLWFNAPPAMVFMGDTGSLSLGGALGTVSVIVKHELVLAIIGGLFVLETVSVMVQVASFKLTGKRVFRMAPLHHHYEKKGWKEPTIVIRFWIVAVILALVGLSTLKLR